The genomic stretch ACTGAAGAAAAATTGTCCTTAAAATCGTCGTCCATTTGAGGGGATAACTCATTTGTTTCAAGCTGGTTTTGTTTTTGGTTCTTCAAGAATGAAAACATCTTCGACAGTTGTTATGGCTTCTGGATGAACGAAGGAAAGGCTCGAGTCAAGAGGAGCCAACCATTCAATAGGTGACAAAGTTTTATTTGAAGTCAATAGTTTTGTACTTAGAAGTTTGTCCTACAGATCTTTGTTCAATTCTAGTTGTGCCTAAAAACTAGATCAATTAAATTGTGCTAAGGTGTAAGTCGATAGAAGGGACAAATGTAATCAGTACCTCGCCTACTTCCTTGGTTTTTGTTTGGATTTTTGGATTGGCTTGTTGGATTTGTTTTTCCTTATTAGGAGTAGCTGGATTTTTGTTTGCTTCTTTGGCTGGTCCTGCAGTCAAAGTTTGACCATCCTTCGCAGGGTTTCCCTTTCGAGTGACTCCTTTCTTGATTTTGCTGAAACTTGGTTTAGGGAGTAGTTGTAGTCTTGGTTTCGAAAATATTTGAGTTTTTCCACTACTGTCTGAACTTTTGTTCTCAAATGAATCCTCTGTCGACTTTGGTGCAGCCTTCGTAACCTTTTTTTTGGGTTGAATGGAAGCAGTGGGAGAGCTTTGACCATGTTTTCGACCCTTGAGGAAAAAGAAGGAGTTAAGATTGTTTTAAATTTTTAGAGAAATAAACATGGACAAAACTTAATTTCTTGGGTTTGTTTTCTTGGCCACCGATAGCCGTGGACGTGCCTTTAGTTTTTTCCTCCTGAATTTGGATGCAAAGAAGTACATGAGAAAGTTGAGATACAAAGTTGAAATATCAAAATTTATTTAAAACACATACCTGTTTTGGCTGTCGAGATTTCCTGCAAGGCAGAAAAAGCAGTTGTCAACCTTTGAAGAAAGGTTGTTTCAAAAAGAGTGTTGTGGAAGTAGTTCGACCACCATTTCTAAAATTCTTCTAAGGAATAGAAAGAGTTCTGAAATTTAAATGTGGTAACTCAAGGACCTGTTGGCGTTGAAATTTCAAGCAGTCCTGATAATCTTGTGGATAAAATTTCCGCTCCGACCAACAAATTTCGTCTGTCCATGTGTAGAGGGATTTTGGCACCATTTGTATAAACCCAAATTGTCTCGCCACTAAGTTTGGTTGGTAACTTGTGAAACCTAAGCCAAGGTTTCCTGTTTCGATTTTAGTGGATAAAGGTGTTGGAGTAAAAAAAGATTCCCAAACGGAATTTGACATAGCAGCGACAACAGGGAAACGCCATGGAACCTATTCCTAACCAAGTGGGACCGATATTTCGATCCACGAAGGGTGCCATGGTCAAAATGATTTTTTTTGTGTCGAGAAGAAGAGAATTATACCTCATGAAGACTTGATTGTTGAAGTTGTCTTTGGCGGTAACCAAGGCAAGCCTAGTACCTTCGATGTGTCGACCACCTGTTTCTGCCATAAGTTCCCTCTATATAGTAATGTGCAACTTTGGCTCGAAAGTGGCATTTAGCCAAAGTTGTAAGAGCCATAAGGGTCCAGAAAGGCGGTATTTACTTTTGACCTCGGGAAGATGTTTTAATTAGTGAGAGGCATTACCTAGTGGTCGATACAGATCTTCTAGTAGTAATTTGCATAGGGATATTTTTCGACCCTCATGAAGCTGTATTGCTAAATGGGTATATCATTTATCTATTTGCAAAGAGCCTGGGCAGAAATAGTAATGAGAAAGCCAAAGGGTTAGAAAGACAATATGTTCCATGTCGGAAACTTTTGTGTTGGTTTTGTCATGATAGTCAATGATGTATTGTTTAAAACCGGGATTATAGAAATTGAATACAATATAGGTTTTCAACGTGGGGTCGAAGATTTCTCCTAAATGTGAAAGTTCGGTTATAGCTGCTACATCAAACAGAGTCGGCGTAATCATTCTACAAGGAAGCTGGAATGTATTTTTCGATCCTTCCTAAAAGAAGATCGAAGCAAGCAACATGCCTTGGTTATATTATGGTCAGTCCTAGAAAGTTAGATTATGTCCAAAATGCCTAAATTTTCCAATTGTTCTTTTCATTGGCCTTGCACTCTGTCGAGCCACGCGATATAGTCTTTGTTGTTGGGTGTAGGGGCTGATTGAGAAACGTGCTCAGAAGGGTCCATGAATTTTAAATCAAGCGCCTGTTGTTCAAATGCAGAAGGCATTTCGAGATACTTtttcaaatttttgaaaaattataaTGCTATTATAACAAAATTTTAAGAAATTTTAAAAGAGCTTAAGCTTGTTAAAAGGAGAGTGAGAGTTAATATCATCTATGAACATGTGGTGAGAGCTATTCAGGAGAGGGTTCTAGCAATCTTAATTATTTTACtttgattaaaaaaataaaaaagttaatGAAAGAACAATAATTTCTCTCATTTTTAAAGAGgctaatatatatatatatatatatatatatatatatatatatatatatatatatatatatatatatatatatatataaggaaAAGATATTTAACACTATTTTTGTAACACTTACCTCATAAGTTTAAACATAAAACATACTagttttattttttaataatttattttacaataAATTATATACAAGATCATTTTCTTTTGTTGTTATATACCGGGTACGCTAAGGTGTAAAGAAAAATGGTGTAAAAATAGGACACCTCATATATTAAATTATCAAATACAGAAATATGGTGAAACGAGGAGTAGTAGAACAAAGGActaaaatgattaaaataaataaaactGTAATCGCACAAactttgaaaataaaatatatcTTTCCCACAGTGACCCGAACTCTCACTACCATGCGCAGCTGCGCGTGTCCTCCTCAAGCACCATTTTTAGCCACGTCATCCATTTAATCCTAAATCTATCTTTATAATTAAATATCTGTACGTTAATTTTTcaataaaataataacaaaaaaaatatatttaagaAAAGAGGTGATATAATGACATTGTAAATTTATTTTAAACTGACGATTCCCTATTAAGTTAAATTAAAAATTTTAAGATACTTTTATAAAATGATaaaatgatatatttttattgaataatagtcaaaatatttttatattattcTAAAAAAATCATCATTGAACTCTTATTTTGTTCctatgcatatttttaatttttgtataCTTTTGTTGTCAAacaatataaaataaaaatttattaaGAATGCCATATGTTATTGGATATTATAAATGTTAATCTAGTTATTTTATTTAGCTGTTATTAGGGGTGTTCGCCGTTTGGTTTGGATCGGTTTTGAGATAAAAAATCATTCGATCCAAAGATACAAAGAGCATACGGTTTGGTTCGGTTATTGGATGACAATAAAAAAAATCCAATCCGATCCGATCCAATTTATACGGTTTATTTCAATTCGGTTTTATTCAGTTTTTAAACAAACACTACTTCTAAAtctaaaataattttaatttttttttttaaattctgaCAAAAAcattttctatatgacattatatatatatatatatatataaaagaaatcAATTTAATTTTTACATGCCCGTGGAATCCGTGGATGGTGAATTTTTTCAATATGACACTTCAAATATTAAATTGAATTTTCCTGCAAcaatttaatattttttacatGCCTTGGGAATTGTATTTAATTAATTAGAGTTAATGAGAATACTATATGAATAAATATTGGTTCGGTTTGGATTGGTTCGGTTTTTATGCAGCTAACCGAAAATCGAACCGAACTGGTCGATTATTCTACAAGGTGGTCCAAACATATCCAAAAAAAAtcggttttttttttttttttcgattcggtttttaatttttttttagaTTGGATTGGATTTGAACACCCCTAACTGAAATAGGTGATATTTCTACTATTATATTACTTAATAAAAAAACATATTTATCAAAGGAATAAATCTTGTTAATGGGTGTCCCATAAACAtcttttaaataaaaaaatattttataaaaagtTAATTCTTTTAGTATTTAATATATTTTCACATTTTTAAAAAAACTTactattttaaaattttaaaaaatagttCTACTCATTAATATTTCTgtaaaaatattataataaatcAAAATGTTATGATACTCTCGATTCATCTGACATCTTTACCAATTAAATTGGTTCGTTTCATACGTCTGACgtgattttgtttttgtttctaAAATACAACAAATTGTAGAATTGTTGGGAAGTAAAATTGGAAAcacttttttattttattttaaaaactaCTAATCTTTTTTTCATGTTCCCTATAAAAACCCACTCCACCCTCTCATTTGAACAACACCACATACCATAACGAACCAAATCAAGGATACAAAGAAAATGCCTTCATCTTCCACAACCACAGTTTCAAAATGCATTATCTACCCAAACCAAAAATCATCCATAAAACCCTTAAAACTTTCCGTTTCTGATCTTCCCATGCTTTCATGCCACTACATCCAAAAGGGTATTTTACTTTCAGCACCTCCTTATTCCTCTGAAAACCTAATCCACGCCCTCAAAGCCTCTCTCTCAATCGCTCTCTCTCACTTCCCTCCCCTCGCCGGTCGACTCACCACCGACTCCGACGGTTACATTTACATAACCTGCAACGACGCCGGCGTCGATTTCATTCACTCAAAAGCCAAACACCTTACACTAAACGCCGTCCTTTCACCTTCTCTCATAGACGTTCACCCTTGTTTCAAGGAATTCTTCGCTTACGACTTGACGGTTTCTTACTCCGGCCATCATAACCCCCTCGCCGCAATCCAAGTCACCGAACTCGCCGACGGTGTTTTCATCGGTTGCACTATTAACCATGCTGTAACCGACGGAACTTCTTTCTGGCACTTCTTCAACACGTTCGCCGCCGTCACAAAAAACACCACCACCGCTGTCAAGATCTCGAAATCTCCCGATTTCACTCGCGACACAGTTTTCAACTCCACCGTCGTTCTCCCTGTCCCCACCGGTGGCCCCGCCGTCACTTTCGACGTCGACGAGCCCATCCGTGAACGCGTCTTCCACATCTCTCGCGAATCTATTCTCAAACTCAAACACAAAGCAAACAGTAACTGTAACAGTAACGGCTTAACAGATCCAACGGAATTGATAGGAAAACAAGCAAACGACGGTTGGAAAAACGGTAACTCTAACGGTCGTGTTAACGGAAACGCAACCGTTAACGGAAACGGAAAAACAAACTATAGAAACGAGATCTCGTCGTTTCAATCGTTAAGTGCTCAACTATGGCGTTCAGTGACACGTGCGCGAAAATTAGATTTATCCAAAACGTCGACGTTTCGTATGGCTGTGAATTGTCGTCACAGATTAAACCCAAAAATGGATACGTTTTATTTCGGTAACGCGATTCAGAGCATCCCAACCGTTGCTTCGGTGAAAGATATAATATCCAACGATCTAAAATTCTGCGCGGAGCTTCTTCATAAAAACGTCGTCGTATACGATGACGCTACGGTGCACCGCGGAATAGAGGATTGGGAGAATAATCCTAGGTTGTTTCCACTAGGGAATTTCGATGGAGCTATGATAACTATGGGAAGTTCACCTCGTTTTCCTATGTACGACAATGATTTTGGTTGGGGGAAACCTTTGGCTATTCGAAGTGGAAAAGCAAATAAATTTGATGGGAAAATTTCAGCTTTTCCTGGTAGAGAAGAAAATGGAAGTGTTGATCTTGAAGTCGTTTTGGCACCTAAAACTATGGCTGGACTTGAAAACGACATGGAGTTTATGCAGTATGTTACAGAGATAGTAGTGTGAAAAACATAGAAGGGGGGTATTTTGGTAAAGTTGTTTATGATTGAGGATGAAAGTTGAAACGACCAATGGTGTCTTGAATTTGGTTCGGTTTATTCGGTCAACGTTAGTTTGATGAGGTTGGGTAAATGTTTAGGGAGTGTTTGGGTGGTTGACCCTACTGATATTAATGATTTTCTATAAAAGTGATTTTCTTGCTTTTCACTTTCCACGTGACTAGTAACAAGATGGGAAAGTAATAATGATGATATTGATaaatgaaaatggaaaataaaaaagaaaatatgTTGAGGCCAAATTAGGTGTTCcttttatgttttttttttaaataaatgaatttATATCACTAATGGTGTGAAATTAGAAATAATAGTAGAATGCTAGAGAAGAAATAAAGTTTGGAAGATTTGATTGATAGATATAAATGAATCTTTATGAAGTGACTTGAGAATATTGAAGTATTTAATAAATATaatttgttgtttgaaaattTCAATTAACTATTGTAGTTTATTAAGAATATTTAAAGTATGTTCAAAATTTTAATGCTCTAATTATAAATTACTATGAGATACTGTCCTAAATTATAAACTCCCTCAGTCTTAAATTATGAGTTATTTTATATAAAAAAGTTATCCTAAATTATGAGttattttatattttttcaaTATATTTGCTGTTACTTATTGTTATTATTTCTtctaatattttaattttttaattcatttataataaataaagaataatatgataaaattatttataatttttcttttttattatattttttaattcttataaaatatttaaaatattttataatttgaGACTAATGGAATAGTAGAAGAAGAGGAACCTTAAATGTAAAACCTGTCTGACTATTTAATGATTGGATCAATGtcaaataatttaaatttaaatataatttttattttatattacATTCTTCTAATTCTTGAATCAAGATTAAacaatttaaatttaaataaattttttatgttatattgaataaaaatatttaatttaaagtTTTAATAATTTATTATGGATATTTGCGAAATTTTTATTCAATTAACCCACTTCtttttcaacaatttttttaaaataatctactttttaaattaatttccaaactaccccactttgaagaggtgacgtcagatgaattgatgtttgctctctaagttaaagaggtgACGTCAATTAGATTGGTTAATGCACCTGGtgttgccaatccaattgacATCCATGTGTAAAAAAGGAGAGGAGACGTCAATTGATCTGACACTTCTATGTATTgcataattttttttgaaaaacaatgtaTGTCTTAAATAAAAGTCGAAATCGGACTAGTTGATAATATTACTATGCGTTTACATACGAATATCATaaagactaatgtcgttgacCGAGATGACCTAACTGACCTCCGGTACTACATTCCCTAGCTACCCGAACGCGTGGtcctaacccacgttgatgattcaccccaggtgtttgaggatttgaggacccaggaacatcaccaccaacTGCAGGAGATTGTCTGAGATAGTCAGACCGAGTACTCACAACCCTTATGCATCAAAATTTCTgatccacaaacacacaaacctaTAACCCTAACATGCCAAACACTCAACCaaataccaagagcataccccgtatcaccaccaacaactagatcatcatcaagacatcCAACATCGCTATGCACCAAACACATCACCCTATCATAGCCACGAGTTCTGGGAGCTAGGcgatgtgggaccggaggtcggttaggtgatcccggtcatcgacattagtcttttttgtgtaaacgggtattaatattaatatgaattggttCGGTTTTGACTTTATCTACaatgtttttcaaaaaaaattacaaaacacacacaggtgtgtcgtaccccaaaatttgccctccctgTTTCTTCACATCTCCGACTAACCATCTGACTAGGTTTTAATTGCATACATTAACAACTCATTCATAAGCATCATTCATTACCATGTACTCCAAGTGTTTGACTTGCAGGGCTTCAGTTTGTTTGCGCAATAACCGGAAATGCTTGGTTTGGATTTGCACCAAGGCACAGAGGGCTCCTAACCCTAAGCTCAGGTGATCTTTCACTCAGTGTGTGTTCCGCTCAGCCTTCGGTGCTCGGTCCGCCCATTTTGTTCCCTTGGTGCTCGAATCTTTTGGTCATGTTCATGTATTAAGTCAAATCATTTTCATTCAATTGGCCACTTtctttcatttttatccctaaaaTATCCATTACATGCAAAAAAAAGGTGCAAAAAAGGTGTATTACATTgcaaaaactcatttttggagGTTTCAACTCTGCtagtcgactcatgactcgacgCGAAACTCTCGGGTTCGAACAGGTTGACTCAATTCTGGGAAGCTTGAGTGAGTCGACTCATTCGCTCCTTGCGTCGACTCATTCCCCTTCTTTCTTGAACCTTGCCCCCTCGGGTCCGAACAGGTCAACTCTCAGGTCGACTCAATTATGGGAAATTCTGATTGAGTTGACTTATTCACTCTTTGTGTTGACTCATTTCAAGTTTTTCTTTGAATTATTTCGCCACGGGTCCAGACAGGTCGACTAAACCATGAGAAAAtctctgtttgagtcgactcattccctgtttgagtcgactcatagcCTGTTTTACAGGAATTTTTGCACTGCTGTGAGAATGGAACTTTTAGGTTGAAACACGAACTCCCATAATCGAATCTTGCAATTCACGACAAGTATACACCTGCATAAATACCATAAAAAACCGTGAGCACTCGACGACACTTCAAGGTTTGGTATTCCATCAAGCTTCAACCATACACATGTTGAACGCAGCAAAATTCACAAACTCTTGAACCTGCACCAATACAACATaactgtaggtgtttaattggctgcattgtatggtaaaatactagctggattctaatgtcttgattgatgtcatgacatgctgtggaggtgtttgtttgactgcattgtatgttagaatatctagctgtactctgatgtcttggctgatgtcatgacatacttgagtagtatactgcaggattagctaatacaggatttattgaatgtcaaactggatgttatgacattcatccctgtcagcagatactgaggaatagaacagttggtgttctgttagaactcagtatttattttcagtctggttatcaaggaaataccagacctgacataaggcctactgtctgaatgtcaaactggatgttatgacattcatcattgacagcatatactgaaaAATAGGCAGATTGGTTTTTTGCTACATTTCAGTTTGCagctcagtctgcttatcaagaggataacagacctgatgtaaggctctatgtgtgaatgtcaaattggatgtcttgacatttattaatgtacgttgatactgaggtatggacaaattggtcctgtacaggtcagcaaatttgtacagtctgttttcaggaaaaacagacttagcatatggtccttgatttggatgtcaaactgaaaGTTGTtacattcattcctgacagcgtatactatattgtaggttgtttagtttttctgtttcaacatttttctcaggctattcttcagggattcaacagctaagagaaaatccaggaaaccaacaaccaagctacaattaatgaacctaacaaatagcctatttgttagtaacctagatgtggaatttaggggaactcgcgtgaccttaaattcaggagaatacaagtacaaggcccaagtgctgcaatataaaaggatggcaatccttctttcagaatTTGGGGATTTGAGGCGTGAAAATTTAatgtgtccatcatacttcactgttgtatttttgtgagtcttgtattagacatatcttgtaagccaagctattatcacgtagatgattgcattggtatagggtgttcattgagttgtaagtgttgtgtcactctaagctcttaagcgtgagtgctgtgtatcttgattaaagttgttaagcacaatcaagagttgtttgaagtgtgacttcataattgtctttaatattgattaaaggtagtaatcactgaggtgattgagggggagtgagtaggaactctgatcttagtgtaagattgaaattgcattgggtaggtattaagtgatagggttaaacagttggtttaaggtctgaattaatactactaatagtggatt from Lathyrus oleraceus cultivar Zhongwan6 chromosome 7, CAAS_Psat_ZW6_1.0, whole genome shotgun sequence encodes the following:
- the LOC127100640 gene encoding protein ENHANCED PSEUDOMONAS SUSCEPTIBILITY 1; this translates as MPSSSTTTVSKCIIYPNQKSSIKPLKLSVSDLPMLSCHYIQKGILLSAPPYSSENLIHALKASLSIALSHFPPLAGRLTTDSDGYIYITCNDAGVDFIHSKAKHLTLNAVLSPSLIDVHPCFKEFFAYDLTVSYSGHHNPLAAIQVTELADGVFIGCTINHAVTDGTSFWHFFNTFAAVTKNTTTAVKISKSPDFTRDTVFNSTVVLPVPTGGPAVTFDVDEPIRERVFHISRESILKLKHKANSNCNSNGLTDPTELIGKQANDGWKNGNSNGRVNGNATVNGNGKTNYRNEISSFQSLSAQLWRSVTRARKLDLSKTSTFRMAVNCRHRLNPKMDTFYFGNAIQSIPTVASVKDIISNDLKFCAELLHKNVVVYDDATVHRGIEDWENNPRLFPLGNFDGAMITMGSSPRFPMYDNDFGWGKPLAIRSGKANKFDGKISAFPGREENGSVDLEVVLAPKTMAGLENDMEFMQYVTEIVV